GCGGTGGCGACGTAGTCCTGACGGATCACCTCCAACATGTTCGACCGCATGTACCGCGACATCCCCGCCAGTCCGCCGAAGCCGGCCAGCAGCACGGGAAGGATCAGGTGCCGCCCGCGGTCGGCGATCTTTCCGAGCATGCCGAGCGACTCGTGATCCAGCGAGGAGATCCCGGAGATCGGGAGCCACCCCAACTTCACCCCGAAGAGGATCATCATCAGCAAGGCGAGCCAGAAGGTGGGGATGGCGAACCCGGTGAAGACGGCCACCGTGGAGATCCGGTCGAAGAGGGACCCCTTGCGCACCGCCGAGGTGACGCCCACGGGAATGGCCACCAGGAAGATGAGGCCCATCGACAGGACGTTGATCGTCAGCGTGATCGGGATCCGTTCCTTGATCTTCTCCGCCACCGGCCGCCCGTCCGGGGAGAAACTGTCGCCGAAATCGAGCGTCGCCATCCGGCCGAGCCACCGTCCGTACTGGACGTGGAGCGGCAGGTCGAGGCCGTAATACGCCTGGAGCCGCGCCCGCGACTCGGCCGTCGCCTTCGGGTTGAGGTCGGTCCCC
The Deltaproteobacteria bacterium CG2_30_66_27 genome window above contains:
- a CDS encoding diguanylate cyclase; amino-acid sequence: MLRYIARRFLLTVPLLVGISLVSFLMMHMAPGGPIGAGTDLNPKATAESRARLQAYYGLDLPLHVQYGRWLGRMATLDFGDSFSPDGRPVAEKIKERIPITLTINVLSMGLIFLVAIPVGVTSAVRKGSLFDRISTVAVFTGFAIPTFWLALLMMILFGVKLGWLPISGISSLDHESLGMLGKIADRGRHLILPVLLAGFGGLAGMSRYMRSNMLEVIRQDYVATA